AGACAATAGTTTGCTAAGATCCTAATTAACCATGGCTTTACTACTGACGTGTCCTTCAGCTTCTTGATGGATTTATATGCTCTATAAGTCGTTTCCTGAATCGCCTCTAATGCATCAATCTCGTTATGGAAATAACGAAAAGCAACCGCATACAAGTCATTTTTGTAATGCATGATCAATTGACCAAATGCCTCATCATCACCCTTTTGCGCCTTTCGTACAATCTCATCGTTCATACGCTTCCCCCTGTTTATTGCTCTCTTACAAATATGACACAACAACCACGCAAAAAGTTTTAAAAAACAAAAAAAGAGTGCTAAATAGATAGCACTCGCTTGTCAGCCTCTCTTAAATACCATCGGTTGTATGCCTTCGTTACTAGCCTTCGTCCCCATTTCAGCAAATTTCTCTAAGTCTTCATCCCATACTTTTGCAAATTTGTTTCCCGGAAGCCATCCCATCGGAAAGAAGGTGCGAGCATCTGGTCCATAGAAACATCCAACATCATAAATTGGCTTTGGCATACCTTCCCAAGCATAAGCTCCTACATATGTAAAAAGTAATTCACCAGGCTGAGGAAAGCATGTTTGATTTTCCGGTCTTACTTCATGTAATGCAGTTGAACCACATCGTTCTTGTGGAAATTGTACGGATATCTCTTTTCCTGTATACATCGCATGTTTTCCAGATGTCTCCAAAGGAACTTCGATGATGTTCCAGAAAGCCTCACAAGTTTGAGGTGCTTTCTCATCTAGTAGATTTGCCCTTACAACTACATTGTCTTTTGGAAACTCAATAATAAAAGTACGCAAATACATATCCTCCTTATACAACGCTCGGTTCTATTATTAACTCGTTCTTCTCAAATCGTCTGAAATGTAAGGGTGAAATATCGATTGTGCTTTCATGTCCAAGTATGAGTTCTGCCATGCCTTTTCCGATAGCGGGAGCCATCATGAAGCCATGTCCACTCATTCCAACAGCTTGAAAGTATCCTAGGAGTCCGTCCACATCCCCTAAAATAGCTTGGTGGTCTGGGGTAGCGTCATAACGGCCATCCACATGGCTTCTAAACTCCAAGTTTGCTAACTTCGGGAAAAGTTCTATCCCAACTTCGGCCGCTCTTAACAGATAAGAATAGGTGTCATAGGGATAGTGTTGATCAGAACCGAGATAGCTTAAACAAATGGTCCCATCAGTCAGTTGTTTGGCTGCAAACCCTCGTTCAAAGG
This Pseudalkalibacillus berkeleyi DNA region includes the following protein-coding sequences:
- a CDS encoding DUF3830 family protein, with the protein product MRTFIIEFPKDNVVVRANLLDEKAPQTCEAFWNIIEVPLETSGKHAMYTGKEISVQFPQERCGSTALHEVRPENQTCFPQPGELLFTYVGAYAWEGMPKPIYDVGCFYGPDARTFFPMGWLPGNKFAKVWDEDLEKFAEMGTKASNEGIQPMVFKRG